A stretch of the Planktothricoides raciborskii GIHE-MW2 genome encodes the following:
- a CDS encoding ATP-binding protein has translation MSLTKILIVEDEMIIAEDMADALTQLGYEVTAIVPSGHDAIEKAATTNPDIVLMDINLQGEIDGVDAASQIRSSQQIPVVFLTAYADQNTIERAKATEPYGYLLKPFQDRELKTTIEIAIQRHKAETSIREMLAQESHINQLKSQFLSMISHDFRMPLTTIQSTVELLEYKGNSCSEQQKKQYFNHIYSSIEIITEMLDDILSLSKLELGKIYLEPSRLDLNNFCLDIIEYLAVSHRIKHELKFIPNGLNRPVFLDEKLLRQCLLNLLANACKYSPPNTTIEFHVNCQDDRVIFSIKDQGVGIPADEQKNLFQSFHRASNVQHIPGTGLGLMIVKKCVELHRGEINLESTLGVGTTFNITLPIS, from the coding sequence ATGAGTCTGACAAAGATTCTGATTGTAGAAGATGAAATGATTATCGCTGAGGACATGGCAGATGCCTTAACCCAGCTAGGATATGAAGTGACCGCCATTGTGCCTTCGGGACACGATGCCATTGAAAAAGCGGCCACAACTAACCCAGATATTGTGTTGATGGATATTAATTTACAAGGAGAAATTGATGGGGTTGATGCGGCTAGTCAAATTCGTTCAAGTCAACAAATTCCCGTGGTGTTTCTCACCGCTTATGCAGATCAAAATACCATAGAAAGAGCCAAAGCAACTGAACCTTATGGCTATCTGTTAAAGCCTTTTCAAGACCGAGAATTAAAGACAACTATAGAAATTGCTATTCAAAGACATAAAGCGGAAACTTCTATTAGAGAAATGCTGGCTCAAGAGAGTCATATAAATCAGCTAAAATCCCAGTTTTTATCGATGATTTCTCACGATTTTAGAATGCCTTTAACCACAATTCAATCTACGGTAGAATTATTAGAATACAAAGGTAATAGCTGTTCTGAACAGCAAAAAAAACAATATTTTAATCATATTTATTCATCTATTGAAATCATTACAGAAATGTTAGATGATATTTTATCTTTGAGTAAATTAGAACTAGGAAAAATCTACCTTGAACCCAGTCGGCTAGATTTAAATAATTTTTGTTTAGACATTATAGAGTATTTAGCAGTTAGCCATCGCATCAAACATGAACTTAAATTTATCCCTAATGGCCTGAATCGTCCCGTATTTTTGGATGAAAAGCTGCTGCGACAATGCCTCTTAAATTTACTAGCCAATGCCTGTAAATATTCGCCGCCCAATACCACAATTGAATTTCACGTCAATTGCCAAGATGACCGAGTGATTTTTTCGATCAAAGATCAGGGGGTAGGGATTCCTGCCGATGAGCAAAAAAACCTGTTTCAATCATTCCATCGTGCCAGCAATGTCCAACATATTCCGGGAACGGGCTTAGGGTTAATGATTGTCAAAAAATGTGTGGAACTCCACCGAGGAGAAATTAATTTGGAAAGCACACTGGGCGTGGGCACAACATTTAATATTACATTGCCTATAAGTTAA
- a CDS encoding transposase produces the protein MLKQWFGVSRFVYNETIKYLQQPDTKANWMAIKTGILNGLPEWAKPVPYQIKSIAIKDACLAVKAAKQGFKADGKIRQCKFRSRKDVKQSIYIPKSAIKDCGIYHSILGKGKFKESLPENFSDGRLTLTYGEYYLTISTEVQQLNSENQGRVVALAPGVRTFMTFFSETSFGWLGKDSNLHIQKLCFKLDKLVSRLSKAKCKQKKNLKKAASRLGCKIKNLVKELHYKTARFLVENFDVIFLPTFETSQMVSKSRRKRNKSVRLMLTLSHYEFKQFLKWKAWENHKIVIDCNEAYTSKTVSWTGEIINNLGGAKTIKSNSTQLKMDRDLNGARGIFLRALVDTPWLREYLNLCVC, from the coding sequence TTGCTTAAACAATGGTTCGGAGTTAGTAGATTTGTCTACAACGAAACCATTAAATATTTGCAGCAGCCCGATACAAAAGCTAACTGGATGGCGATTAAAACAGGAATATTGAATGGATTACCTGAATGGGCTAAACCTGTTCCTTATCAAATTAAATCAATCGCCATCAAAGATGCTTGTTTAGCCGTTAAAGCCGCTAAACAAGGGTTTAAGGCAGATGGCAAGATTCGTCAATGCAAATTTCGGAGTCGTAAAGACGTAAAGCAATCAATCTATATACCTAAATCAGCGATTAAAGATTGTGGTATTTACCACAGTATATTGGGAAAGGGTAAATTCAAAGAGTCACTACCCGAGAATTTTAGCGATGGTCGATTAACACTAACTTACGGTGAGTATTACTTGACTATCTCGACAGAAGTGCAACAACTAAATTCCGAGAATCAAGGGAGAGTTGTTGCCTTAGCTCCTGGTGTCCGCACGTTTATGACATTTTTTTCGGAAACATCTTTTGGTTGGCTAGGCAAAGATTCTAACTTACACATTCAGAAATTGTGTTTCAAATTAGACAAATTAGTGTCTCGACTATCAAAAGCCAAGTGTAAACAGAAAAAAAATCTCAAAAAAGCCGCGAGTAGACTTGGTTGTAAAATCAAGAACTTAGTCAAGGAATTGCATTATAAGACAGCTAGATTTTTAGTAGAAAACTTTGATGTGATTTTCCTCCCAACATTTGAAACATCACAGATGGTTTCTAAGTCAAGACGTAAAAGAAACAAATCTGTCAGGCTTATGCTAACTCTAAGTCATTATGAGTTTAAGCAATTTCTGAAATGGAAGGCTTGGGAAAACCACAAAATTGTGATTGATTGCAACGAAGCCTACACTTCTAAAACGGTGTCATGGACTGGTGAAATTATCAATAATTTGGGTGGGGCAAAAACGATTAAATCGAATTCCACCCAATTAAAGATGGACAGGGATTTAAATGGTGCGCGAGGGATCTTCCTACGTGCATTGGTTGATACGCCTTGGTTGAGAGAGTATCTCAACTTATGTGTTTGTTAG